The DNA sequence cccaggatgtctttcgaaaagagtagaggtgtgtcctcggcatcctggctaaattcgcccagtggcctctgaccatcatggcctcctaacaatccccatatctgctgatcggcttcatcactctgtctcctctccaccagtaagctggtgtgtggtgggcgttctggcgcactatgtctgccgttgcatcatccaggtggatgctgcacactggtggtggacgaggagataccccctgacaatgtaagtgctttgagtgcctagaaaagcgctatataaatgtaatgaattattattattattattattatgatgcaccaaatattttaaatgggtgaaagatctggactgcaggctggctggccatttcagtacctggatcagaggtgggtagtaacgagttacatttacttcgttacatttacttgagtaattttttggggtaactaatacttttcggagtatatttaaagatgggtatttctactcttacttgagtaaatttttggggaaaaatctgtaattttacttcgttactgtgggcgacgctcctctcattactttatcttaatgcaataaatgttataactgcttcagtttattccaaacgtgccgtctacttttctctggacaatgagcgatgcccattcgcgaatgattcattcttttgagtcaattctgttcaaaggcttgatcaaaccaattggcaaacgagtaaATTGGTTCATGactcagtttgaatgattcgtttagTTCCCTGTCGCACGTCTGCACgtctgagcatctgaagtggttcactcagagttgtaacgtttaacatcatcagcgttgaaaacgtggctatggaactgcactgaattgaaagcaaatctgcaaaggctattatttgctagcgatggagatccttattagatgaacaccgcgtgtgctgtctactgtttaacaggtaataacttgggctacattagattacagtacacgataccactgtgtaTTTTATCTCatgtacattaaatatggtaaacagaaattCAAATGTGCCTTTGATCTGCAAAATCCAATGAGGTTTGTTTTCACACATCAAGCACACACATTTCAGCTTCAGTTAAACTTTAACCAGGTACATTTCTGGCATCAAAAGTTGTCGAATCTGAGGAAGAATTTCGAGGTAGCAAAGTTGCTGTTTTTtccctcaaaaaataaataaaataaaatctctctctctctatatgaatattgttcattttgatgtatttttaagCTGTATATATTGGCTGAAATACTATCAGtgacaaaaatttaaatacaattcatGTTTTGGTATAGATATGACagcttttttaaacacatttccaaaacgtgtttaaatgagccttgtatgttatatttattataaatcatgTGTAGTGATGTTCTTACCAGAGTGCACTTTTTACACCCCAGGATATTTGCGATGGTTACTATTTTTCAGTGTGAATTTTGgtgaattgtatatatatataaataaaaaaaactctggtATATTAGGTTTGATCCTCAAACACCACTCTATCAATTATGATATTAATGTATGCAACCAacaacaatcaaataaaaaacacaaaaacatactgTTGTATGTAAATTCGTAGATAATGACAAGTGAGATTTCAGTGATATTTTGACCACTGAAGTAGGAACTGCCCCCGGTTTTaatttcagaaatctggtcaccttACTCTATCTATCTAGACAGATAGGCCTAGATAATTATAAGAGttgcatttatatgaaatttaaatatttaaattcataaaatacatttaatagatagattttgtttcatggtgggcaacatgtttttctttactacttaaattgtgaattgtttaACAATTTTTTAATCTGGGTCTTTTAGGTAAGCTATAGTTTACTCTTCTCATTTAATGATAGGATACTGGGATTCATTATGATCccagtttaaaatattaaaatcagggGTCTCATTCACGAAAATCATCTTAAGAAATATGTAAGAAAAATACGTTAAGAAATGTCCTAAGATAAATTCCAAGAAGTTCTTAAGAAATgcgatttttgtaaaaaaaaaattctgatgaagaaaatgaCATGCATTATTGAATCAGTGCTGATTGTTGCTGAAGACTCGCTGATAAACTCAATGAATAACACTTAATAATGTAAACGCGCATGTTTTTGAATTAAGAGCCTGTCAGGAGATGAAGTGTGCGCGCGCTGCACGTGTGCTTAATACCgccaaagattatttatttatttgttggctaaaatttaaaatgaactccCTGTCtgacttgttttgtaaaaaaaaaaaaaaattcgtggaaatgcaaaaaaaattgcatacCTTTTATCCCCTTTAGTTAGAAGGAGAACATGgcagttaagaaaaaaaattcttacgAATGCTTGGTGAATCAGGCCCCAGCGGCGTCAAAAAAAAAGGCCGCGCGGGTTATCGTGACGTCACAGAAAGAATTCGATTTCGTAGAACTTATAAGGCCATGAAATCATTTTGTGGGTTTAGTAGCAGCGGTGAGTGAAACTGAGCAGTTATTTTCAGCGATTGCTATCGATTTTGACAACAATGTTTCAGCGACCTTGTCGAGTTCATCCGTTGACGGAGAGTCAGGTGTGTGATCTCAACACCGCCCCAAACCCCAGCAGCAGCACAGAGGAACAACATCCTCACGAGAGCACTGCTGATGCTGCTGAGGGAAACGACCAGGAGAGGAAGGTGATGGAGAaagggaagaagaaaaagaagtggTGGAGGTTGTCTTCTTTGTTTGGAGCTGTGAAGAAACATCTGAAGCGCAGCTCGAACCCAGTTCAGGGTGAAGTAGAGCTGCAGCAAGAGCAAGAGCAGAGTGAGGGAGTGAAGAACCAGAACCAGTGTAAAGACAGATGCAGTGATGGTAAATCAATGATCAGCTCATAAGAATATGTTGCACAGTTTACTGAAGCTCTGTACGTTGCATCAAAAAGTCATCATTTATTCCTGGATATCCATTTGTAGTAAATTAATCTAGAGGATAGATAATAATAGCTTTTTTATTTAGTCTTCAATACCCTTTTCCtatctttttaatgtttcctcaaTATAGAGAAGTCAAATCAGGGGaatcttaaataaaaacattcacataagcacaataataaataaagaaacttgTAGACTGATCAAGGGCAAGATCCaggatatgttttaaaataattctatgagattatatatgaaataaaattgaataatacaaatatttgaactttTAGGTTAACTGCAGTTGTTTCATCTTTTAACAGACTACACTGTCAGACACAACCTCGTGAGTGATCAGCTGTGTGAAGGTGGATTTGATGCTGAGGCGACACATTTGAAGGATGACCCTGAAGTAAGTAAAAGATGAATGAAAACTTGCCTAGCTAGCAAATACATTTAGTCCTGTCTTATCTTCATCATTTggttatataattatattgttagcAAGGCCTCTCAGTGTATCTTTTTGTCCAGGTTgggtttaaattaaatcaaactttACAAAATGTAGCATAGATTTTATGACAGGAATGATGAGGTCTCTACACATGAGGTAAGTTGTTCATTTTCTTGATCAGGTGTCTGTGAAACATCTTAACAAGACTGATGAAGGCGTGGAAGGTTTATACACTGTTAGTAGGATGCACTTCTCCtctgttttaaaacaaacaaacaaacagtaatttatttcagtagaGTAACTAAATCCTCATTTGGAAAACAACTTTCACCTTACCATTGTAAAAACTGTCTCTCTTATAGTTTGGATCTCCACACCGTCTTCCAGAGGAGAAGGATCTCAACATCCTGGCAAATAGAGGCCCAGATAGCCACGGATGTGATCTCAGCACACCCCCAAAACCCAGCAGCAGCACAGAGGAACAACATCCTCACGAGAGCACTGCTGAGGGAAACGACCAGGAGAGGAAGGTGATGGAGAAAGTGAAGATGAAAAAGAAGTGGTGGAGGGTGGCCTCTTTGTTTGGAGCTGTGAAGAAACATCTGAAGCGCAGCTCGAACCCAGTTCAGGGTGAAGAAGAGCTGCAGCAAGAGCAAGAGCAGAGTGAGGGAGTGAAGAACCAGAAAGAACAGAAAGCCAGATACAGTGATGGTAAATGACATGACCATGACCAGTCATCATTCATACCTACACATCCATTACTAGGACATTCATTAATCACTCAGTTGAATCATTCTAGTTTTAAATTAAGATAATAATAGCTTTTAAGCATCTTGTTTGGTCTCTAATTGGTCTAATTTGGTCTAATTTTTAAGGTTTCCTCAATGAAGAAttgataaaatgtgttaaatcggaaattttaaataaataaaatccacatCAACACATATAAATCAACTTCAAAATGGATTAAGGTCATGATCAGATCTTTAAtccaggaaatgtaaaaataaatagtttttgttattttatatgcaCATAGTTTAGGGGTGACAAATAATAACATGAACATATTCAGTGTCTACTGATGAAAATATTATCACTAAATCTGTAATTTAAGATTGTATATAAAATCAAATGGAATAATAActataacaaatgtttaaaactgCAGTTGTTTTATCTTGTAACAGACTTCATTTCCAGCCactaccagctgggtgatctgCTGGGTGAAGGTGGATTTGGTTCTGTGTATGAGGCGAGACGTTTGGAGGATGACCTTAAAGTAAGTGAAAACTTGATGAAAACTTATCTAGCGAAGTGATTTTGCCCCGTCTCATCTTTATACTTCTGTGATGTCATGCTATTGTTTGCAAGGCCTCTCAGTGTATCTTTTTGTCCTGGTTGGACTTaaattcaattcaactttacaaaACTTGTCTGTTTAGATTTAATGGTGGCCTCTTCACAAGttaattgtttgttttcttgATCAGGTGGCGGTCAAATACGTTAATAAGACCAAAAACTACAGGGAAAGTTTATACATTGTAAGTAAGATgcactctctctctgttctcctcTCACTAACTAGTAGGAAAACTGGACTAAGTGGACTTATTTGGAAAATAACTTCTATCTTACCAACGTCTTTCTTTTAGCCTGGATATCAGCAACTTGTTCCACTGGAGATCGCCCTCACAATCCTGGCAAATAAAGGCCCCAGAGTGCCAGAGATCATCCAGCTGCTGGACTGGAAGGACTACGATGACCATTTCCTCATGATCCTTGAATGTCCCTCTCCTTGCGAGACTTTGGAAGACTTTGTGGGGCGTCAGGGTGGAAGTCTCAACGAGAGCGTAGCACGGCGAGTCATGATGCAGGTGGCTCAGGCTGCGAACGTGTGCTGCCAGCGCCAAGTGTTCCACCGTGACATCAAACTGAACAACCTTCTCATCAACAACCAGACACTTGAAGTCAAACTAATTGACTTTGGGTGTGGGGATATTCTGAGGACAACAGTCTACATGTCATACTCTGGTATGTACTGTATCTAAAAGCTACAACTCTAGTGACGATTATATTATGAGTTGACCAGGCATGAGTCACCAAAACAACAAGAAGCACccgatatatatacagtagaattACGACACTGTTACAGTCATGGATCTCGTCACCGTTGTGAACCGAACTTGCGCATCTAACAAAATCTTTTTCTTCCAGGCACAGCAACATACTCCCCTCCTGAGTTTCACATAAAGGGAAAGTACCACGGCAAGCCTGCGACGGTTTGGTCACTGGGGGTTCTGTTATTTAAAATAGTGGCTGGATATTATCCAAGTTTCTTAGATCTGCACATACTCAAACTGAACCTCTGGTCCAAAACTGGTCTGTCAAACGGTAAGAGTTCAGttatcattttaaatacaaaacaggGACAAGTGGCTTTCTGAAAGATGGCATTAGAAAATGCATGAAGTTGCCTGAACTAAGTTTAAGGTAATATTCAGATGTCCCTCTCATCTTTCTGCACAGAATGCTGCAGATTGCTCCGCGTTCTCCTGCAAATAAAGCCAAAGAACCGAATTCAACTGGAGGAAATCCTTTCCCACAAGTGGTTTAcggcaggggcgattctagggtcagagctttaggggtgctgagcacccaatgagccccaatgcctccacccaccctcttttcacacgaaaacaaaaaatatgtctattgaaaaataactataattttaacattgattcaactaactccaaaatccagttttatttttattttttttgagaccttttcaaaacaacagcttaattgtgagagttcacacagacagccctctgtaacaaacacaaaaccttcttcactcagctggttttcctgaccgttaactccatgtgcctccttttgtatcaacagtcatcagattggttacattagattcaactttattgtcattgaacaaagtaacaggtacttggacaacaaaatgtaattcatcttctgtaaattatttacaaatggccatctctaacatatctggatgcacgcctgtctgaactttcataaaccaatatgtcatcaataaataataataaaacaagcttcatatcaagagtcattttaaatgtctttattagtattattattgggcttagaaacacacacacacacacacacacacacacacagacagagagagagagagtaatgctaggagttcaggagttaagcctggttcaggttaaatcctgtgtgtgatgaatgaataaatacagcaaaagaaaaacatgaaactttcttttattgtctagtttgattgtcagccacaactgaaaaataacagatataaatctaggaattaataacaattcttttaaaaagccacagtgagtgtgtttcgcgctggatgacggtcgtgctgagcggtgcaggtacacagaagtagaagaagagaagaagatgacaccatttgctatgcgggaatgttttcattttcctccttaacacatacattttaaaccacaAACTACGGAGTATGTTTTGGACAATATTTAACCGTGTAAAAGACGAACAAAAATTTTAGAATTACAAAATTTCTTACTCcaagttttaggggtgctgagctcctTTTTTGGGGTGCTCcagcacccctaaaaaggggcTAGCCTCGCCCATGGTTTACGGTACTAAACCTAAGATCACCTTAAAataatttgacatatttaaaatttttcttttcaaatttacattttcaaatcgAGTTTTCTTGCGTTTATTACTAGATAGGTTGTATGTTTTACcttataaaatgtcatttgtagtgtatttttacacatgtaataatggtgagcgtgatttcaccaagtacaacatgttcctggatcaacatccttgttgattctggaacaacattccaatcaaccaatcagaattgagatataacttttcaggaaatatctgttttaggcttaaaatcagggttaggtgcttctacactcttgttaatcagctatcatttccaactgatttaaggaataaattatgggtagggttaggtttaggggtagggattgggttaaaggtacaatttgtaagatatttgcagtaaaatatccaaaaagtgttatatattttgtccagctgattactaacaatatctctaatgttttcaactacttcaTGTTGAAATACTTCGTAAATCATGAGTAAATTCCCattttaaacagtgacacggggcagtgcagtcgcctgtcaatgacattagttaccctttgttactgcctttactgacgtagaaaccacatgacaacagtgttgtggacaaatgcgcaagtagcttcacgacaaacttcaactagaaagagatgccgatctcgcttgtgttttactcgacaggtgagttggtttgatttgtatctttacagaaaacgtatgctattataacgatcaacaagattagtatgatggggcatacacgccaaacgtggGACATCGCGtttctagacccgcgcgaggacgcgtaTGTAATCTACTTGCCCGAATCGTTAAACTCGTTTTAAatgcatgatttatctttccgtctgattgatggccgtcagcggatgggtagaagacaacaaatcccatcattccacgctccttcttagcgtcagcaaaccacgcgattgttattgttttgatagtgcgccctcttgtggcaggtcctacaatcGTTACCTTTAAGTCTATAGTTTTGgaaaataatgttgatccaggatcaacaaaagatgttgatccaggaacatgtcttggcaaaatcacggtgaccatttaataatactgtatttatttctgttttgtttcaggTCACCACATAAGACCACCTCAGAAGTTGTTGTATCTTCAGCTCTCCAATGGTTCCTGCAATAGTTGCACCAGTATCAGAGGCCCAGTCTACGACCATGTCTATCCTGTGCAGTTCAAAATGTCCCAGAAAAGTAGTTTAAACCtagaatatatattaattttagggctgggcaagttaatgcGTTATTAACGCGTTATTATCGTATTATTGCATTAGATGATTAACGCCAACAATTATTTTATCGCCcattaatagtttttgttattatgaAAGTCCTCTCCAAAGTCCTTTGTTATTATGAAAGCGCTCTCGCTCAGCTCAGTGGAGTGCATCGATTTGTTTTGAGTCTTTTGTGAAGCGGTAAAACACGGCCCTCTCACAATACACAGAAATCAGCTGAAATCATCCGTGAAGCAGTTTTCTGTGTAGCATATCTGCACATCATCTGAGTAGAagtttaatatattgtgtatatttatttttcttatttttggcaCAGTTTATAAAGAGTATGCCAGACCTACAATTCACTGCTTTTTGTATGTTATATAActtttatatgaaaaataaaatcttgaatcttgaatatattgctttacagatctatcacaTTTGCTGCTCAGAAATGTTCACGCTATCACGCtgcatgtgttagaagttttgcGGTCCGCTCACACTACATGTGCACCGCACCCGAGCCCAACTGAACCATGCTCTGAcccacctcttccaactgagCCGGGGCCAGCTAAAcgaactataaaatatttttaaataaagtaaaaaaacaaaacaataaagtaAAACCACAGACTGCAACACACTGTAAAATACCATCTGAACATCTTAAAAGCTATAGACACCAGGAGAAATAAACAACTTGATTCATATAATACACTATAGGCTATATCAGATACATaaagacagcacacacacacgcacagagccTGCagacaaatgaaaatgtaaactaGCCACAAGTTATTAAAGCAAAAGTCATgcctttattagtattttatataaaatatatttattgaattgtCATTAAACTGGACAATACATACATACTCCTGTGAAAGTAATGCATCGGATTTGTTGtgcaatacatttttgtatataaaatcgATTGAAACACTGAGACAAAGTGTTTATATATGCACTTTATATTAGGGTGACCAGATGTCCCCGTTCAAAACAACCTGCGAATACACTGGAAAAGCTAGACCAATTTAGCCAGTTGGCTATCATATGATTGCAACTATTGCGATTACTTGGTCGCAACATGCAAGCCGTTACTGTAGCTGTTAGTGAGGTAATCTATCAGGGCTAGTTCACCAAGGTTTTCAGCCAGTAAACAGGATGGTGTATCGGTCAGGATACAGGAATAAAAAACGAGGAGATGTAATTTCTTCTATTGACTGTATTGAGATCCAGCAGTACTCATCAGAACATTCCAATATTCAATATTGTCAtagtctgataaagaaacaaataaatcacCATTAGGTACTTAAATTACTATGCAACGTAaataataaatccacacaaataatacaaatcaggatcatcaaacataaatatatcaataaacatTGCTATGTCCCTTTAAACataatcaacaattacatgagGATATTACTTCCTTCACATAATAGCTTCACCTCCTATATCACTGACCAGTTtacattaaactatattaaaaaggGGTTTACAGAAGGAGAAATGGCGACATCCTCTGGCGAGAAAAGGTTACTGCACAACAGCGTCTGCACATGGTCTCCTGAGCACGATATTAACTCTTcctaattaaatgttacaaacgTACTACATAATTTAGAAATCAGAAAGCTCACatcagttaaattattatttcctACAGTGTTTTACAGCTTAAACATTGTTCTATCGCTATAAATCTCACTCATCACGCTGGGCACGTTAATGCATTGTAATTCTACAGtatagaaacacaaacacaacggAGTGACAGTCACTTACTTTTTGTCATGAACTCAACACATTAATATTGGAAGCTGGATCCTTCAGAACAGATTAAGGAAACTACACAACACAGGTACATATGCTGCTGAACTTGAATACATTTCCGAACTCACTATAACCAAAACCAACACACTAGCTACACACTTCCTCTGCCGTAACCACCGAAGAAGAGTCTTAAAGCGGCAGGCACCGAGAAACGTCAGAGCCTTTTATACAGTAGCCATGAAAAGCTTGGACAAGAGCATAGCGCTGTTATCATCAGTTATCAAAAGAGACTGCATTATATACatatttgtcacagtgtctgggttgtgttctctggggttccactagatgtcctcctttctcacagtgtctgtcaccttatcacttcctgttcccttatttggtcaccttcctccttgttgagtaattgattgttccccacctgtctcctgttccctcattatccttctgtgtatttatacccggtctgtctgagtctgtgttacggagtccttgtttaatgtcttatgattattcatgtccgtcaaatcagtcttgcccttcCCTTGTCTTCTTgtcatgtttggattatgttttgacccctgcctggactgtttacccctttggattaccctgtaataaatgacttacctgcaattggttccctctcctgtgtttcctgtaacactgtacgtgacagaaggactccgtcatgcaaGGAACCAGTGGTATGTCTTTTTCCTgctccccagccaggatggcggagcggagggcgaagtatctgaagttgatcgccctccgccaagagggcaatgaggtgggtgccctggcacaggtgttctggtccctggccgagggcatgggatacaatgacgcagcccttaaagattattttaacagtgggctggatgatccagtttctcaggaggagatggcgcatttagaaactttggagttctgggagtttgtgtactatttgcagcatcggcttctgtgggatgccccagccactcctgtctcttccggcggggtggtcgtcagcccatcaccactgcccaggatggcaaccagccaagcgccacaacccaagatggccaccagtccagcaccactgcccaggatggctaccagccaagcgccacagcccaagatggccgtcagcccagcgccacagcacaagatggccatcagtccagcgccacagcacaagatggccgctaacccagcgcgttcctcgttccatcggcactccgccgccagggtgcgAAACTCGATAGAAAAGTCTGAGACGGATCTCTCCCCCTGTTTGAGATCCGTCAAACGCCGCGCGGCCTCTCTTCCAGTGGCCGCGCGGTCAAACATCgcttcatctcggcggagagcgccgagaacgaggcacaacacggatctTGGTTCTCCCATACCGCCGTGCCCCACAGTGCCGCCTTCCCCGTTAACAGTGTGAGCGCGAACGCCACTTTGCTTACCTCACTGGTAAACGTGCGAGGTTGCAATGAAAAGTGCATGGAGCATCTAGTGAGGAAAGCCCGGCAGAAGTTTGGCTCACCGCTGTAAAGCTCTGGTGGGGGAAGGCGGGGTTCGGGTGACTGGGCAGCCCCGGATGGTTCCTGGTGGGCGGGCGGCATGGGtggtggggttggcgcagtgggttgttgccagttctgcatccgctgggtgagctcagatACCTGCGCCACAAGAGCTCGGATCGCTGTTCCCGAGCCGAGAGATGCAGGAACGTAAAGCCTCCTCAGCCGTGAGTGGGGTGGAGCCTGCTGCTTCCATAAGTGGTCTGATAGTtctgtgatggtaatgaatgtgataggaagcaaaagcagtgtgaacatatatttattgacgacaaatacgatgaacacaaactccgtgaagacaatgatgaactccgtgggtgatgatgttatctctcggctgggtggcgcagtggcttaatggctggtgatgacgtggcgtgaatctcccgtgatgaatacaatccagtgacgatcaacggcgaaataaacaatccaacacgaacaagaccaagacaacccaacaagacagtccaacatccggaacaactatcagacaaggaaggagagaatgaggtgagtatatgtagctgacggtaatgtgagacacctggtgcggggactgattagcagctgattccaatgagcatgatgtaaccacatgaaagacaccaaatcacaggacctgagaacacagccgatccatgcaccgtgacaATGTTCTCCTGACAATTGTGACTA is a window from the Carassius carassius chromosome 13, fCarCar2.1, whole genome shotgun sequence genome containing:
- the LOC132155499 gene encoding aurora kinase-like; its protein translation is MFQRPCRVHPLTESQVCDLNTAPNPSSSTEEQHPHESTADAAEGNDQERKVMEKGKKKKKWWRLSSLFGAVKKHLKRSSNPVQGEVELQQEQEQSEGVKNQNQCKDRCSDDYTVRHNLVSDQLCEGGFDAEATHLKDDPEFGSPHRLPEEKDLNILANRGPDSHGCDLSTPPKPSSSTEEQHPHESTAEGNDQERKVMEKVKMKKKWWRVASLFGAVKKHLKRSSNPVQGEEELQQEQEQSEGVKNQKEQKARYSDASCLVSNCHYQLGDLLGEGGFGSVYEARRLEDDLKVAVKYVNKTKNYRESLYIPGYQQLVPLEIALTILANKGPRVPEIIQLLDWKDYDDHFLMILECPSPCETLEDFVGRQGGSLNESVARRVMMQVAQAANVCCQRQVFHRDIKLNNLLINNQTLEVKLIDFGCGDILRTTVYMSYSGTATYSPPEFHIKGKYHGKPATVWSLGVLLFKIVAGYYPSFLDLHILKLNLWSKTGLSNECCRLLRVLLQIKPKNRIQLEEILSHKWFTAGAILGSPHKTTSEVVVSSALQWFLQ